The nucleotide sequence GCAGCAACTGCAACTCCCTCGACTCCACATCCTGCACCTCCTGCTGCATCACCTAAAGCCGAAGACTCCACTCGTCAGACAGTTACTTTTTCCATCGTTGGAAATGAGGAATGGGGAGTCATCCTCACACCGGAACTGCTGCAACTGAGCGAGGGGGATACTGTAGCATCGGTACTCATTCGAGCGGCCAAGTCCCATCGACTAGCGTTTGATATCCGAGGAAGTGGCTCGTTGTCTTACATCTCAGGAATTGACGGCTTATTTGAATTTGATGACGGTCCAACAAGTGGTTGGAAGTTCGACGTCAACGGGGTGACTTCATCTATAGGAGCAGGTAGCTACGAGCTTCAGCCAGGCGACCAGGTAAAATGGTACTACGTCTCTGAAGACAGCCTATCTCCCGAGGAGGAGGGGCCACAATGATTAAAGAAGGGTTCGGATTCCGTTCGTTACATCCTATCGTACTCATCGCTTATTATGCCGGAGGGATTACCTTCGGCATGTTGCTATTTCACCCGTTAATTTTGCTTTCGGGCTGGGTGGCGATGATGATCGTCAATGTTCAGTTGGATCGAGGTCGTGAATGGCGACGGTGGAGCATCCCGATGCTAGTCGGATTCATCCTCATTACAATCATG is from Candidatus Cohnella colombiensis and encodes:
- a CDS encoding DUF4430 domain-containing protein → MSKFVKLLVVLVVSIMIAGCGKGTTSGEVMNEPVQTPSTAPNEILSDSELLSKDDRAEGGKAANLSEGDNETKSSDVDTQGRGDRTGESGDTAHLSEGDSETKSGNAATATPSTPHPAPPAASPKAEDSTRQTVTFSIVGNEEWGVILTPELLQLSEGDTVASVLIRAAKSHRLAFDIRGSGSLSYISGIDGLFEFDDGPTSGWKFDVNGVTSSIGAGSYELQPGDQVKWYYVSEDSLSPEEEGPQ